In a single window of the Candidatus Methylomirabilota bacterium genome:
- a CDS encoding ABC transporter substrate-binding protein, protein MRRVTMLLVLLVVGALALPALAQEKPRHGGELVFPVPSEPPSYDGHREETFGLIHPFAPFYNTLLRVDPNDPSGTKPVASLAESWTISKDGRTYTFKLRSGVKFHDGSPMTSKDVKASYDKIISPPAGVGSSRKGQYSVVEAVEAPDPQTIRFRLKWPSGAFLTSLASPWNFIYKADILAKDMHWFEKNVMGTGPFTFVEHVKGSHVVGKKNPDYWDKGKPYLDGFRALFVRDSAAQVALVRGERAHIQFRSFTPKDRDNLKAALGDKITVQESPWDCILLVAMNHEKKPFDDKRVRRALTLAVDRYEGSKALSQIAIVKAVAGVQVPGTPFATPPEELEKIAGYWKDIKKSRAEAKRLLKEAGVPEGFSFTFKNRGIPMPYEPLAVWLIDQWRQIGLNVKHEVVESAAYFGQVVRPGNFEVAMDFQCGYIVEPDLDLYKFVSRDKNPANYSRYTDRALDELYDKQSRATDPEERKKLIRQFEKRLLDEEARYMMTLQWHRIVPHSAKVRGWQITPSHYLNNTLDVVWLAE, encoded by the coding sequence ATGCGCCGCGTCACGATGCTCCTCGTCCTGCTCGTCGTTGGTGCGCTGGCCCTGCCCGCTCTGGCTCAGGAGAAGCCGCGCCACGGTGGTGAGCTCGTCTTCCCCGTGCCCTCCGAGCCCCCATCCTACGACGGTCACCGGGAGGAGACCTTCGGGCTCATTCACCCCTTCGCGCCCTTTTACAACACGCTGCTCCGGGTCGATCCCAACGATCCTTCGGGCACCAAGCCGGTCGCGAGCTTGGCCGAGAGCTGGACGATCTCGAAAGACGGCCGCACCTACACCTTCAAGCTCCGGAGCGGGGTGAAGTTTCACGACGGCAGCCCGATGACCTCAAAGGACGTCAAGGCCTCGTACGACAAGATCATTTCCCCGCCTGCGGGTGTGGGCTCGAGCCGCAAGGGCCAGTACTCCGTGGTGGAGGCCGTCGAGGCGCCCGATCCCCAGACCATTCGTTTCCGCCTCAAGTGGCCCTCCGGCGCTTTCCTGACCTCCCTCGCTTCGCCCTGGAACTTCATCTACAAGGCCGACATCCTGGCCAAGGACATGCACTGGTTCGAGAAGAACGTCATGGGCACCGGCCCGTTCACCTTCGTAGAGCACGTCAAGGGTTCTCACGTGGTCGGCAAGAAGAACCCGGACTACTGGGATAAGGGCAAGCCGTATCTCGATGGATTCCGGGCCCTGTTCGTGCGGGATTCGGCCGCCCAGGTGGCGCTGGTCCGCGGCGAACGCGCCCACATCCAGTTCCGCAGCTTCACGCCCAAGGACCGGGACAATTTGAAAGCCGCGCTGGGCGACAAGATCACGGTCCAGGAGAGCCCCTGGGACTGCATCCTGCTCGTCGCCATGAACCACGAGAAGAAGCCCTTCGACGACAAGCGGGTTCGCCGGGCCCTGACCCTGGCGGTCGACCGATACGAGGGCTCGAAGGCGCTCTCGCAGATCGCCATCGTGAAGGCAGTAGCCGGGGTCCAGGTGCCGGGCACGCCGTTCGCGACACCGCCGGAGGAGCTCGAGAAGATCGCCGGCTACTGGAAGGACATCAAGAAGTCGCGGGCGGAGGCCAAGCGCCTGCTGAAGGAAGCCGGGGTCCCGGAAGGGTTTTCGTTCACGTTCAAGAACCGCGGCATCCCCATGCCCTATGAGCCGCTGGCCGTGTGGCTCATCGACCAGTGGAGGCAGATCGGGCTCAACGTGAAGCACGAGGTGGTGGAGTCGGCGGCCTACTTCGGGCAGGTGGTACGGCCGGGGAACTTCGAAGTCGCCATGGACTTCCAGTGCGGCTACATCGTCGAGCCCGACCTCGACCTCTACAAGTTCGTTTCGCGGGACAAGAACCCCGCGAACTACTCTCGCTACACGGATCGCGCGCTGGATGAGCTGTATGACAAGCAGTCGCGGGCGACCGATCCGGAGGAGCGGAAGAAGCTGATCCGCCAGTTCGAGAAGCGGCTGCTCGACGAAGAGGCCCGGTACATGATGACGCTCCAGTGGCACCGCATCGTGCCGCACTCGGCCAAGGTTCGGGGCTGGCAGATCACGCCTAGCCACTATCTGAACAACACGCTCGATGTGGTGTGGCTGGCCGAGTAA
- a CDS encoding ABC transporter permease produces the protein MPCPMIMLKYIVKRFFLMIPTLLGVAILTFFLLRVVPGDVVEARFVGAGQGQFVDHELLAMERAKLGLDQPLWKQFVDFMWGLVRFDFGLSMWTGAPITEEIRLRFALSLQLALMATIVATLLAIPLGVVAALKQDTWVDYAVRVFSIAGLATPSFWLGILMILAFLIIFKWLPPMVYTPFWVDPWANLAQLIWPALAVGYRYSAVATRMTRSAMLEVLREDYIRTARAKGLWLKLILVRHALKNAMLPVVTVIGLEFAFLLGGLVVTEQVFNLNGIGLLFVEAIARRDYTLTQALVLLTASAFIVVNFLMDVMYAWLDPRIRYR, from the coding sequence ATGCCCTGTCCGATGATCATGCTGAAATACATCGTCAAGCGGTTCTTCCTGATGATCCCCACCCTGCTAGGCGTGGCGATCTTGACCTTCTTCCTGCTCCGGGTCGTCCCCGGCGACGTCGTGGAGGCCCGCTTCGTCGGGGCGGGCCAAGGACAATTCGTCGATCACGAGCTCTTGGCCATGGAGCGGGCCAAGCTCGGACTCGATCAACCGCTGTGGAAGCAGTTCGTCGATTTCATGTGGGGACTGGTTCGCTTCGATTTCGGGCTCTCGATGTGGACGGGGGCGCCGATCACGGAGGAGATCAGGCTGCGCTTCGCCCTTTCCCTGCAGCTCGCCCTGATGGCGACCATCGTGGCGACGCTCCTGGCCATCCCGCTGGGCGTGGTGGCGGCCCTCAAGCAGGACACCTGGGTAGACTACGCCGTTCGCGTCTTTTCCATCGCCGGCCTGGCCACGCCGTCGTTCTGGCTCGGGATCCTCATGATTCTGGCCTTCCTCATCATCTTCAAGTGGCTGCCCCCCATGGTGTACACGCCGTTCTGGGTCGATCCCTGGGCGAACCTGGCCCAACTGATCTGGCCGGCGCTGGCCGTGGGATACCGGTACTCCGCGGTGGCGACGCGGATGACGCGCTCGGCCATGCTGGAGGTGCTGCGCGAGGACTACATCCGGACGGCCCGGGCCAAGGGGCTCTGGCTCAAGCTGATCCTGGTCCGCCACGCGCTCAAGAACGCCATGCTGCCGGTCGTCACGGTCATCGGCTTGGAGTTCGCCTTTCTCCTGGGGGGCCTCGTCGTCACCGAGCAGGTGTTCAACCTGAACGGCATCGGCTTGCTCTTCGTGGAAGCGATCGCCCGGCGAGACTACACGCTCACCCAGGCCCTCGTGCTCCTCACCGCGTCGGCGTTCATCGTCGTCAACTTCCTGATGGACGTCATGTACGCGTGGCTGGATCCGCGGATCCGCTATCGCTGA
- a CDS encoding ABC transporter permease, translating into MAVTRPAERAADLPEASSRRAWLASTMDFAQRRPLGAIGAAIVLLMLVVATTATAISPYDPLAVDFGAMLAAPSADHWLGTDAFGRDVLSRLIYGSRTALIVGFGAAFFGATAGAVLGVASAYFGGRIDLYLQRVMDVFISFPLIILALAMVSILGNNLPNLITAITIPMIPRAALVIRSSALSVREMPYVDAARAAGFGNARIILRHMLPNVMAPYLIILTAFLGQAILLEASLSFLGLGVQEPIAAWGLMLRGAAVQFAETAPWMAIFPGLAISLSVFAFNLFGDSLRDALDPKLRTQ; encoded by the coding sequence ATGGCCGTCACCCGACCCGCCGAGCGCGCCGCCGATCTGCCGGAGGCCTCATCCCGCCGGGCCTGGCTGGCGTCCACCATGGACTTTGCCCAACGCCGCCCCCTGGGCGCGATCGGGGCGGCGATCGTCCTGCTGATGCTGGTCGTGGCCACCACGGCGACCGCCATCTCACCCTACGACCCGCTGGCCGTGGACTTCGGAGCCATGCTGGCGGCGCCGTCTGCCGACCACTGGCTGGGCACGGATGCCTTCGGCCGTGACGTCCTCTCCCGCCTGATCTATGGGTCTCGAACGGCGCTGATCGTGGGGTTCGGCGCCGCCTTCTTCGGCGCTACGGCGGGGGCGGTTCTCGGCGTGGCCAGCGCCTACTTCGGAGGCCGCATCGACCTCTACCTGCAGCGGGTCATGGACGTCTTCATCTCGTTTCCGCTGATCATCCTGGCCCTGGCCATGGTGTCCATCCTCGGCAACAACCTCCCGAACCTGATCACCGCCATCACCATCCCGATGATTCCGCGCGCCGCGCTCGTCATCCGCTCTAGCGCGCTGAGCGTGCGCGAAATGCCGTACGTGGATGCGGCGCGGGCGGCCGGGTTCGGCAATGCGAGGATCATCCTGCGTCACATGTTGCCCAACGTGATGGCGCCGTACCTGATCATCCTCACCGCGTTCCTGGGGCAGGCGATCCTGCTCGAGGCCTCCCTGTCTTTTCTGGGGCTGGGAGTGCAGGAGCCAATCGCGGCCTGGGGGCTCATGCTGCGTGGCGCGGCCGTGCAGTTCGCGGAGACGGCGCCGTGGATGGCCATCTTTCCCGGTCTGGCGATCAGTCTCTCCGTCTTCGCCTTCAATCTCTTCGGTGACTCGTTGCGCGACGCCCTCGATCCGAAACTGCGCACGCAGTAA
- the fdxA gene encoding ferredoxin, with the protein MPYIIAEPCINVKDKACVEVCPVDCIYEGPDMLYIHPDECIDCGACEPVCPVKAIFAEDETPEQWKRFIDVNKQFFKDNPGVQPAKKN; encoded by the coding sequence ATGCCGTACATCATCGCTGAGCCGTGCATCAACGTGAAGGACAAGGCCTGCGTCGAGGTGTGCCCGGTCGATTGCATCTACGAAGGGCCGGACATGCTCTACATCCACCCTGACGAGTGCATCGACTGCGGAGCCTGCGAGCCCGTGTGCCCGGTGAAGGCGATCTTTGCGGAAGACGAGACCCCCGAGCAGTGGAAGCGCTTCATCGACGTCAACAAACAGTTCTTCAAGGACAATCCCGGCGTCCAGCCGGCGAAGAAGAACTGA
- a CDS encoding helix-turn-helix domain-containing protein — protein sequence MTSRANGSEPSQDPADRSYHGAVCAFKRRLIEATLHQAHGNRTHAARTLGLQRTYLLRLIRDLGVAAPPPPPRRGRRASSVPLAS from the coding sequence ATGACATCGCGAGCCAACGGAAGCGAGCCCTCCCAGGACCCGGCCGACCGCTCGTATCATGGCGCTGTCTGCGCGTTCAAGCGCCGGCTGATCGAGGCCACGCTGCACCAGGCGCACGGCAATCGGACCCATGCGGCCCGTACGTTGGGGCTGCAACGGACCTACCTGCTGCGCCTCATCCGCGACCTCGGGGTGGCGGCGCCACCGCCGCCGCCCCGTCGCGGGCGGCGCGCCAGCAGCGTCCCCCTCGCCTCCTGA
- a CDS encoding thiolase domain-containing protein (Catalyzes the synthesis of acetoacetyl coenzyme A from two molecules of acetyl coenzyme A. It can also act as a thiolase, catalyzing the reverse reaction and generating two-carbon units from the four-carbon product of fatty acid oxidation) yields the protein MPDVWITGAAMTRIGRRAESLPGLMAEAAHAALSDAGLERPDALVIAVMNPEEFVGDGNFASHVATYLGLSDVPAIRIETATSSGAAAFYTGFAEVAAGLARHVLVVGGEKMTHLATPRVSELIGRSIDPYERSYGATMPALAGLITRAMMARHAVTDRELAQVAVKNHAHAARNPYAHFREPVTVEQVQESRMVADPLRLLHCCPISDGAAAVVLTAKRGPVRVAGIGQGMDTLAVRHRDELTHFKATRIAARTAFAMAGFGPARVDFAEVHDAFAPFELIALEDLGLVPPGKAGRATLDGETALDGRLPVNPSGGLKARGHPLAATGIAQVVECVWQLTGRAQSRQVSGRVALTHSIGGLATNNWVILLEAVEGAPRRTAST from the coding sequence ATGCCTGACGTCTGGATCACGGGTGCCGCAATGACGAGGATCGGCCGGCGAGCCGAGTCGCTGCCTGGCCTCATGGCCGAGGCCGCCCATGCGGCTCTATCCGACGCCGGTCTGGAGCGCCCGGACGCCCTGGTCATCGCCGTCATGAACCCCGAGGAGTTCGTCGGTGACGGCAACTTCGCCTCCCATGTCGCCACGTACCTGGGCCTCTCCGATGTCCCTGCCATCCGGATCGAGACGGCGACCTCGTCGGGCGCCGCGGCCTTCTACACGGGCTTCGCCGAAGTGGCGGCCGGCCTGGCCCGCCACGTCCTCGTCGTGGGCGGCGAGAAGATGACGCACCTGGCCACCCCGCGGGTGTCCGAGCTCATCGGTCGCTCGATCGATCCCTACGAGCGCTCGTACGGCGCCACGATGCCGGCGCTGGCCGGTCTCATCACCCGCGCGATGATGGCCCGCCACGCCGTCACCGACCGGGAGCTGGCCCAGGTGGCGGTCAAGAATCACGCCCACGCCGCGCGCAACCCTTACGCGCACTTCCGGGAGCCGGTGACCGTCGAGCAGGTTCAGGAGAGCCGGATGGTCGCGGACCCCCTGCGCCTGCTGCACTGCTGTCCCATCTCGGACGGCGCCGCCGCCGTGGTGCTCACGGCCAAGCGCGGACCGGTCCGCGTGGCCGGCATCGGGCAGGGAATGGACACGCTGGCCGTGCGGCACCGGGACGAGCTGACGCACTTCAAGGCCACGCGCATCGCCGCCAGGACGGCCTTCGCCATGGCCGGATTCGGGCCGGCGCGGGTCGACTTCGCCGAGGTGCACGACGCCTTTGCGCCGTTCGAGCTGATCGCGCTCGAAGATCTCGGCCTCGTCCCGCCCGGCAAGGCCGGCCGGGCCACCCTCGACGGTGAGACGGCCCTGGACGGTCGGCTCCCCGTCAACCCATCGGGAGGCCTGAAGGCCCGCGGCCATCCGCTGGCCGCCACCGGGATCGCCCAGGTCGTCGAGTGTGTCTGGCAGCTCACCGGCCGCGCCCAGAGTCGCCAGGTCTCGGGCCGGGTGGCGCTCACGCACTCGATCGGCGGGCTCGCGACGAACAACTGGGTCATCCTGCTGGAAGCCGTCGAGGGCGCTCCCCGGCGGACCGCGTCAACGTGA
- a CDS encoding OB-fold domain-containing protein, with the protein MIETIAASRCPRCRMIVAPPAPFCPHHPVAMTPTTVAGVGEIVTFTTLHAPPEGFRSPLHIAVVALEGGARFVCHGSETRGLKIGSRVAIEAVDDVYYFSHLNTLDRARLFWRRAGHAGDRVTAITRSVFKRVLRRGPGGAGS; encoded by the coding sequence GTGATCGAGACGATCGCCGCCTCCCGCTGCCCCCGCTGCCGGATGATCGTGGCGCCGCCGGCGCCGTTCTGCCCGCACCACCCGGTGGCGATGACGCCCACCACGGTCGCCGGCGTGGGGGAGATCGTCACCTTCACCACGCTTCACGCGCCCCCCGAGGGCTTCCGGTCGCCGCTGCACATCGCGGTGGTCGCGCTCGAAGGCGGGGCCCGGTTCGTGTGTCACGGGTCGGAGACCCGGGGCCTGAAGATCGGCTCCCGGGTGGCCATCGAGGCCGTGGACGACGTCTACTACTTCTCCCATCTCAACACGCTGGATCGGGCGCGCCTGTTCTGGCGCCGGGCGGGCCACGCCGGGGACCGCGTGACCGCCATCACGCGCAGCGTGTTCAAGCGCGTCCTGCGGAGGGGACCTGGTGGCGCAGGCAGCTAA